DNA from Devosia yakushimensis:
GGCGGTGGGCTTTTTGTCGTCGGTAATGGTGTCGCCGACATTGGTATCGGCCACTTCCTTGATCGAGGCGGTGAAGACGCCCAATTCGCCGGGGGTCAATTCCTTGACCTCGACCAGCTTGGGCGTGTTGACGGCGACGCGATCGAGCTCATAGACGGCGCCGGAGGCCATCATGCGGATTTTCTGGCCCTTTTTCATCACCCCATCGATGATGCGGACGAGAACGACGACGCCGAGATAGGTGTCGTACCAGGAATCGACCAGCAGGGCCTTGAGCGGGGCATTGATGTCGCCCTTGGGGGCGGGCAGGCGCGTGACGATGGCTTCGAGCACGCCTTCGATATTGAGCCCGGTCTTGGCTGATATTTCGACGGCCTCGGAGGCGTCGATGCCGATGACGTCCTCGATCTGCTGCTTGACGCGCGGAATATCGGCGGCGGGCAGATCGACCTTGTTGAGGACGGGGACGATTTCGTGATTGGCGTCGAGCGCGTGATAGACATTGGCCAGGGTCTGGGCCTCGACGCCCTGGGAGGCGTCGACGACCAGCAGGCTTCCTTCGACGGCGGCCATGGACCGGCTGACTTCATAGGCGAAGTCGACATGGCCGGGCGTGTCGATGAGGTTGAGGATATAGGTCTCGCCGTCATTGGCCTTATAGGTCAGCCGGACGGTCTGCGCCTTGATGGTAATGCCGCGCTCGCGTTCGATATCCATCGAATCGAGCACCTGCTCCTTCATCTCGCGCTGCTCGAGACCGCCAGTGGTCTGGATCAGCCGATCGGCGAGCGTGGATTTGCCATGGTCGATATGGGCGACGATAGAGAAATTGCGGATATGGGAGAGCGGCGTTGTCATGGGCCGCTGATAGCAGATGCCGCATGGGCCGCAAAGATGGTTTAGCAGCGGTTAACTGGGGCTTTTGCAACGGCTGGCGGCCCGGCGCGTTGGGAAGCCATGCGCTTGCCCCTGATCGTTCCCCTCGCCGCCCTTGTGTGTCTTGCCCACCCCGTTGTGGCACAGGACCTGTTCAAGCCCTTCCAGGATATGGTGGAGGAGCTGACCGGGCCTCCGTCACAAGCGGCCACGCCCCGGCCCGATGCGGCCGAACCGCCCGAGCCCCTGCCCCCAAGTCCGCGCCCGCGGCCGGAGGCGCCGGCGGAGGCAGAGGCACCCGAAAAAGCAGAGGATAATGTGCCGCCCCTGCCCCAGCCGCGCCCCGAAACAGCGCCTGAGCCGGCGGAGGCTGAGCCTGAGCCGGCCGAGGATGCGAGCGAGGCCCCTGCCGCGCCGTCCGGGCCAAGCGAGGACGAGGTGGCCGACCGGGTCTATCAGACGGCGTGTCCGGCGCTCCTGCTGGGGCTGGTCGAGGCGGAGGCGGCCCCGCCACTCAGCGAGGATATGTGCGGGGAGCGTTCGCCGCTGATCGTTACGGCGGTATTGGCCAATGGGCGGATGGTGCCGCTATCGTCGCCCATCACCACCAATTGCGAGATGGCGAGCGCCCTGCCCGGCTGGGTTGGGGCCGTCGATGGCTATGCCAGATCGGCGCTGGATAGCCCGCTGGCCGAGGTGGTGACGGGCACCAGCTATATGTGCCGCAAGCGGAACGGGGCCGAGAACGGGTTCACCTCCGAACATGGCTTTGCCAATGCGGTTGATGTGACGGGATTTACCCTGGAGGACGGGCGCGGCATTGGGGTGGAGGGTGACTGGATGC
Protein-coding regions in this window:
- a CDS encoding extensin-like domain-containing protein; the protein is MRLPLIVPLAALVCLAHPVVAQDLFKPFQDMVEELTGPPSQAATPRPDAAEPPEPLPPSPRPRPEAPAEAEAPEKAEDNVPPLPQPRPETAPEPAEAEPEPAEDASEAPAAPSGPSEDEVADRVYQTACPALLLGLVEAEAAPPLSEDMCGERSPLIVTAVLANGRMVPLSSPITTNCEMASALPGWVGAVDGYARSALDSPLAEVVTGTSYMCRKRNGAENGFTSEHGFANAVDVTGFTLEDGRGIGVEGDWMPATAPEGRLLRFAHDAGCTGFTTVLGPEANAEHHDHLHLDLGCHGQSCTARICE